From Sardina pilchardus chromosome 9, fSarPil1.1, whole genome shotgun sequence, a single genomic window includes:
- the LOC134092851 gene encoding tubulin alpha-1B chain translates to MRECISIHVGQAGVQIGNACWELYCLEHGIQPDGQMPSDKTIGGGDDSFNTFFSETGAGKHVPRAVFVDLEPTVIDEVRTGTYRQLFHPEQLITGKEDAANNYARGHYTIGKEIIDLVLDRVRKLADQCTGLQGFLVFHSFGGGTGSGFTSLLMERLSVDYGKKSKLEFSIYPAPQVSTAVVEPYNSILTTHTTLEHSDCAFMVDNEAIYDICRRNLDIDRPTYTNLNRLISQIVSSITASLRFDGALNVDLTEFQTNLVPYPRIHFPLATYAPVISAEKAYHEQLSVAEITNACFEPANQMVKCDPRHGKYMACCLLYRGDVVPKDVNAAIATIKTKRTIQFVDWCPTGFKVGINYQPPTVVPGGDLAKVQRAVCMLSNTTAIAEAWARLDHKFDLMYAKRAFVHWYVGEGMEEGEFSEAREDMAALEKDYEEVGVDSIEGEGEEEGEEY, encoded by the exons ATG CGTGAGTGCATCTCTATCCACGTAGGCCAGGCTGGCGTGCAGATTGGCAATGCCTGCTGGGAGCTGTACTGTCTGGAGCATGGCATCCAGCCGGACGGGCAGATGCCCAGCGACAAGACCATTGGAGGAGGAGACGACTCCTTCAACACCTTCTTCAGTGAGACCGGAGCCGGCAAACACGTCCCCAGGGCTGTGTTTGTAGATCTGGAGCCCACCGTCATTG ATGAGGTGCGCACTGGAACCTACCGCCAGCTGTTCCACCCTGAGCAGCTGATCACTGGAAAGGAGGATGCTGCCAACAACTACGCCCGTGGACACTACACCATTGGCAAGGAAATCATTGATCTGGTTTTGGACAGGGTCCGCAAGCTG GCTGACCAGTGCACTGGGCTTCAGGGTTTCCTGGTCTTCCACAGCTTCGGAGGTGGCACCGGTTCTGGTTTCACCTCCTTGCTGATGGAGCGCCTGTCTGTCGACTATGGCAAGAAGTCCAAGCTGGAGTTCTCCATCTACCCAGCTCCCCAGGTGTCCACTGCAGTGGTGGAGCCCTACAACTCAATCCtgaccacccacaccaccctggAGCACTCTGACTGTGCCTTCATGGTAGACAATGAGGCCATCTATGACATTTGCCGTAGGAACCTCGATATTGATCGCCCTACTTACACCAACCTCAACAGGTTGATTAGCCAGATTGTGTCCTCTATTACCGCCTCCCTCCGATTTGATGGTGCCCTCAATGTTGATCTGACTGAGTTCCAGACCAACTTGGTGCCCTACCCCCGTATCCACTTCCCCCTTGCCACATACGCCCCAGTCATCTCTGCAGAGAAAGCCTACCATGAGCAGCTCTCGGTGGCTGAAATCACTAATGCTTGCTTTGagccagccaatcagatggTGAAATGTGACCCCCGTCACGGCAAGTACATGGCCTGCTGCCTTCTGTACCGTGGTGATGTGGTGCCCAAAGATGTCAATGCTGCCATTGCCACCATCAAGACCAAGCGCACCATCCAGTTTGTGGATTGGTGCCCCACAGGTTTCAAGGTGGGCATTAACTACCAGCCCCCTACTGTGGTGCCTGGTGGTGACCTGGCCAAGGTGCAGAGGGCTGTGTGCATGCTGAGCAACACCACTGCTATTGCAGAGGCTTGGGCCAGGCTTGACCACAAGTTTGACCTAATGTACGCCAAGCGTGCTTTCGTGCACTGGTACGTCGGTGAGGGTATGGAGGAAGGCGAGTTCTCCGAGGCCAGAGAGGACATGGCCGCCCTGGAGAAGGATTACGAGGAGGTCGGTGTCGACTCCATTGAAggcgagggagaggaagagggagaggagtatTAA